In Crassostrea angulata isolate pt1a10 chromosome 6, ASM2561291v2, whole genome shotgun sequence, a genomic segment contains:
- the LOC128189262 gene encoding uncharacterized protein LOC128189262, which produces MAGCCNVEDVVEFICSKLEGKPICEDVRNHLLSISPTDFKENQTATEGWLRWARHENHLKVISAGVPTGVLPNGLEGEIIDVKVFTKRGPDDAIYDKNKEIRKRVARGNSFLHIDKGSEAGTRCVLQAMKKFTGGLGDDDDREMGDNLVWKKYFTKPIEEADKVIATKKANGEAAHLSCCLIDGEYVWCGGSKNVHLMFRKKDDIKKYAESRFRIAREVCETVIDSLDKMGDEAELRLMKFMAWSGYTAVFEILSPVHQHVVDLSYLSSPELKFITWTKFDLDPKDDDCLGAIPPHIGIEIANALGLSGVSYDIITTSDLDQRMAKIRQDYNSEGEVLYFMDKQGEVIGLLKKKTVWYIMCRAIREKLRAGCTSKEKTSEAFSLPKVHQKMETRMNEIQKWLSLDDTTLQDWKNLANKFLSWTLHKFETDFTWDNIIDKYPVTWKQFLEENKETDHIVVKCYEGSLKK; this is translated from the exons ATGGCAGGCTGCTGCAATGTTGAGGATGTGGTTGAATTTATTTGTTCTAAATTAGAAGGCAAACCAATATGTGAGGACGTACGAAATCATTTATTATCAATCTCACCAACAGATTTTAAAGAGAATCAAACAGCTACTGAGGG ctGGTTACGATGGGCGAGACATGAGAACCATCTTAAAGTGATCAGTGCAGGTGTACCAACAGGTGTTCTTCCTAATGGACTGGAAGGGGAAATAATAGATGTCAAAGTGTTTACAAAGCGTGGGCCAGATGATGCCATTTACGACAAAAACAAGGAAATCAGGAAAAGG GTAGCTCGGGGAAACAGTTTTTTGCACATAGACAAGGGTTCAGAGGCGGGTACACGATGTGTGCTTCAAGCGATGAAAAAGTTTACAGGAGGGCTAGGAGATGATGATGACAGAGAGATGGGAGATAACTTGGTGTGGAAGAAATATTTCACTAAG CCTATAGAGGAAGCTGACAAAGTGATAGCAACAAAGAAGGCCAATGGAGAGGCTGCTCATCTCAGCTGTTGTTTGATTGATGGGGAGTATGTTTGGTGTGGTGGATCCAAAAATGTGCATTTGATGTTCAGAAAGAAAG ATGACATCAAGAAATATGCTGAGTCAAGGTTCCGCATTGCAAGAGAAGTATGTGAGACAGTGATTGATTCATTAGACAAAATGGGCGATGAAGCCGAACTTAG ATTGATGAAGTTCATGGCTTGGAGTGGATACACAGCTGTGTTTGAGATTTTATCTCCAGTCCATCAGCATGTAGTTGATCTCTCTTATCTTTCTag TCCAGAGCTGAAATTCATCACATGGACCAAATTTGATTTGGACCCTAAAGATGACGACTGTTTAGGGGCCATTCCTCCACATATTGGTATTGAG ATTGCTAATGCTCTAGGGTTGTCTGGTGTGTCCTATGACATCATCACAACTTCTGATTTAGATCAGAGAATGGCTAAA ATAAGACAAGATTATAATTCTGAGGGAGAGGTCCTTTATTTCATGGACAAACAGGGAGAAGTTATTGGACTTTTAAAGAAGAAAACTGTTTG GTATATAATGTGTCGAGCAATTCGTGAAAAATTGCGAGCTGGATGTACATCCAAGGAAAAGACCAGTGAAGCCTTCTCTCTTCCCAAAGTTCATCAGAAG ATGGAGACAAGAATGAATGAAATTCAGAAATGGCTGTCACTAGATGACACAACTTTACAAGACTGGAAG AACCTTGCAAACAAATTCCTGAGCTGGACGTTGCACAAGTTTGAAACAGACTTTACATGGGATAATATCATCGACAAATACCCAGTCACATG GAAACAGTTTTTGGAAGAAAACAAAGAGACAGACCACATAGTCGTAAAATGTTACGAAGGATCTCTCAAGAAATAA
- the LOC128190208 gene encoding cilia- and flagella-associated protein 20, whose product MFKNTFQSGFLSILYSIGSKPLQIWDKKVRNGHIKRITDNDIQSLVLEIVGTNVSTTYITCPADPKKTLGIKLPFLVMIIKNLKKYFTFEVQVLDDKNVRRRFRASNYQSTTRVKPFICTMPMRLDDGWNQIQFNLSDFTRRAYGTNYIETLRVQIHANCRIRRVYFSDRLYSEDELPAEFKLYLPVQNKAKA is encoded by the exons ATGTTTAAGAACACATTTCAGAGTGGATTTTTGTCCATACTTTACAGTATAGGAAGCAAACCGTTGCAAATTTGGGATAAAAAG GTGCGAAATGGTCACATCAAACGTATCACAGACAATGACATTCAGTCGTTAGTTTTAGAAATTGTTGGAACAAATGTCAG CACAACATACATCACATGTCCAGCAGATCCAAAGAAAACACTTGGTATTAAGCTTCCATTCTTGGTGATGATcatcaaaaatttaaagaaatatttcacATTTGAAGTACAG GTCTTAGATGACAAGAATGTCAGAAGGCGATTTAGAGCTAGCAATTACCAGAGTACCACACGAGTGAAGCCATTTATCTGTACCATGCCAATGAGGTTGGATGATGGCTGGAATCAAATTCAGTTCAACTTGTCAGATTTCACAAGGAGAGCATATGGAACAAACTATATTGAAACCCTGAGAGTCcag ATTCATGCCAATTGTCGGATTCGAAGAGTATACTTCTCAGACAGACTATATTCAGAAGATGAATTACCGGCAGAATTCAAGTTATACCTACCTGTCCAAAACAAGGCAAAGGcataa
- the LOC128188253 gene encoding casein kinase II subunit alpha-like isoform X1, translating to MPVESRARVYADVNAHRSKEYWDYEAHVVEWGQQDDYQIARKLGRGKYSEVFEAVNITNNEKCVIKILKPVKKKKIKREIKILENLRGGTNIISLLAIVKDPVSRTPALIFEHVNNTDFKTLYQTFTDYDIRFYLYELLKALNYCHSMGIMHRDVKPHNVMIDHENRKLRLIDWGLAEFYHPGMEYNVRVASRYFKGPELLLDFQMYDYSLDMWSLGCMFASMIFRKEPFFHGHDNYDQLVRIAKVLGTDELYLYIQNYQIDLDHRFNDILGRHSRKRWERFVHNENQHLVSPEALDFLDRLLRYDHQERLTAKEAMDHAYFYPIVKEQGRMSSMSGQSPTPMSNAGQMGGGAAINSSSVAAAVSSSPALTPTMSPLPASSTTAQS from the exons ATGCCTGTTGAAAGTAGAGCACGGGTCTATGCAGATGTAAATGCGCACAGATCAAAAGAGTATTGGGACTACGAGGCACATGTTGTTGAATGGGG tCAACAAGATGATTACCAGATAGCCAGAAAATTAGGAAGAGGGAAATACAGTGAAGTGTTTGAAGCAGTCAACATCACAAACAATGAAAAATGtgtcattaaaattttgaag CCagtcaaaaagaagaaaatcaagagagaaataaagattttagaaaatttacGTGGGGGAACAAACATCATTTCTCTGCTGGCCATCGTGAAAGATCCTGTG tcaagaACACCAGCTCTTATCTTTGAGCATGTTAATAACACAGACTTCAAG ACCCTGTATCAAACATTTACAGACTATGACATTAGGTTCTATCTGTATGAGTTACTCAAG GCATTAAATTACTGCCATAGCATGGGGATCATGCATCGAGACGTCAAACCACACAACGTCATGATAGATCATGAAAATAGAAAG TTAAGATTAATAGATTGGGGTTTAGCAGAATTTTACCATCCAGGAATGGAATACAATGTTAGAGTTGCCTCAAGGTACTTCAAAGGGCCAGAACTTTTATTAGATTTTCAG atGTATGATTACTCTTTAGACATGTGGAGTTTGGGATGTATGTTTGCTAGTATGATATTCAGGAAAGAGCCATTTTTTCATGGGCATGACAATTATGATCAG CTGGTGCGGATAGCAAAAGTTCTAGGTACAGATGAACTCTATTTATACATACAGAATTACCAAATAGATCTAGACCACAGGTTCAATGATATACTGGGCAG ACATTCAAGAAAACGGTGGGAAAGATTTGTACACAATGAAAATCAACATCTAGTAAGCCCAGAGGCCTTAGATTTTCTAGACAGACTTTTACGATATGATCATCAAGAACGTCTCACTGCAAAGGAAGCCATGGATCATGCATACTTTT ACCCAATAGTGAAAGAACAAGGGAGGATGTCATCAATGTCTGGACAGTCTCCTACACCCATGTCAAATGCAGGGCAAATGGGAGGAG GTGCCGCCATTAACAGCTCGTCTGTCGCCGCGGCGGTGAGCAGCTCGCCGGCATTAACCCCCACCATGTCACCGCTTCCCGCCAGCTCCACCACTGCACAGTCCTAG
- the LOC128188253 gene encoding casein kinase II subunit alpha-like isoform X2, whose protein sequence is MPVESRARVYADVNAHRSKEYWDYEAHVVEWGQQDDYQIARKLGRGKYSEVFEAVNITNNEKCVIKILKPVKKKKIKREIKILENLRGGTNIISLLAIVKDPVSRTPALIFEHVNNTDFKTLYQTFTDYDIRFYLYELLKALNYCHSMGIMHRDVKPHNVMIDHENRKLRLIDWGLAEFYHPGMEYNVRVASRYFKGPELLLDFQMYDYSLDMWSLGCMFASMIFRKEPFFHGHDNYDQLVRIAKVLGTDELYLYIQNYQIDLDHRFNDILGRHSRKRWERFVHNENQHLVSPEALDFLDRLLRYDHQERLTAKEAMDHAYFYPIVKEQGRMSSMSGQSPTPMSNAGQMGGGTDNTKQR, encoded by the exons ATGCCTGTTGAAAGTAGAGCACGGGTCTATGCAGATGTAAATGCGCACAGATCAAAAGAGTATTGGGACTACGAGGCACATGTTGTTGAATGGGG tCAACAAGATGATTACCAGATAGCCAGAAAATTAGGAAGAGGGAAATACAGTGAAGTGTTTGAAGCAGTCAACATCACAAACAATGAAAAATGtgtcattaaaattttgaag CCagtcaaaaagaagaaaatcaagagagaaataaagattttagaaaatttacGTGGGGGAACAAACATCATTTCTCTGCTGGCCATCGTGAAAGATCCTGTG tcaagaACACCAGCTCTTATCTTTGAGCATGTTAATAACACAGACTTCAAG ACCCTGTATCAAACATTTACAGACTATGACATTAGGTTCTATCTGTATGAGTTACTCAAG GCATTAAATTACTGCCATAGCATGGGGATCATGCATCGAGACGTCAAACCACACAACGTCATGATAGATCATGAAAATAGAAAG TTAAGATTAATAGATTGGGGTTTAGCAGAATTTTACCATCCAGGAATGGAATACAATGTTAGAGTTGCCTCAAGGTACTTCAAAGGGCCAGAACTTTTATTAGATTTTCAG atGTATGATTACTCTTTAGACATGTGGAGTTTGGGATGTATGTTTGCTAGTATGATATTCAGGAAAGAGCCATTTTTTCATGGGCATGACAATTATGATCAG CTGGTGCGGATAGCAAAAGTTCTAGGTACAGATGAACTCTATTTATACATACAGAATTACCAAATAGATCTAGACCACAGGTTCAATGATATACTGGGCAG ACATTCAAGAAAACGGTGGGAAAGATTTGTACACAATGAAAATCAACATCTAGTAAGCCCAGAGGCCTTAGATTTTCTAGACAGACTTTTACGATATGATCATCAAGAACGTCTCACTGCAAAGGAAGCCATGGATCATGCATACTTTT ACCCAATAGTGAAAGAACAAGGGAGGATGTCATCAATGTCTGGACAGTCTCCTACACCCATGTCAAATGCAGGGCAAATGGGAGGAGGTACGGACAACACAAAACAGCGCTAG
- the LOC128188473 gene encoding coiled-coil domain-containing protein 113-like → MAESPATIDDDKDVDVDPLNDYSDEQLFHHVEETMKENEVLQTETQMFEKYLKRNEPKDTLGLPSAGLSSGVAQSGSQQDVGRGVGRKRSKSRTSNINTSLRLTTEQKCDIAQKEIDDLKDEIEQLKENCEKVLDTYKAIMEEADLRLAETKKESYEFERDIVKGAMNPRTGKVIAEKVTRYLDEKNRSRDTLIEKLRLKNSTLKVQKKKLDLQLKQKEEMGEVLHKVDFDQLEIENKQYLEKIDQRNTDLLALKLMSTRTNGVLIKYKKKLHTLTKESERLKSEIGSRNDLLSRIDSETEVVEEERAKAEKINRKLRQQLADFRVPEVMEYVTEKADLYELQKKVKSWERKVEIAEMSLKTHRKTWNQMQMGSQMENQWRMMEAAM, encoded by the exons ATGGCGGAGTCACCAGCTACGATTGACGATGATAAGGACGTTGATGTGGATCCTCTGAATGATTATTCAGACGAACAATTATTCCATCATGTAGAGGAAACcat gaaagAAAATGAGGTCCTACAGACTGAGACTCAGATGTTTGAAAAGTACCTCAAAAGAAATGAGCCAAAAGATACCTTGGGTCTTCCAAGTGCGGGTTTATCTAGCGGAGTGGCCCAGTCCGGGTCACAGCAAGATGTGGGGCGAGGAGTCGGAAGGAAGCGGTCCAAATCTAGGACAAGTAACATCAACACTTCCCTCCGACTCACAACGGAACAGAAATGTGACATCGCACAAAAAGAAATCGATGATCTGAAGGATGAAATTGAACAGTTGAAAGAGAACTGTGAAAAAGTCCTAGACACATacaag GCAATCATGGAGGAAGCTGATTTGAGGTTAGCAGAAACCAAAAAAGAAAGCTATGAATTTGAAAGAGATATTGTGAAGGGTGCTATGAATCCAAGGACTGGAAAAGTTATAGCTGAGAAAGTCACCAGATATCTGGATGAGAAAAACAGATCAAGG GACACCCTTATTGAGAAGCTACGGCTGAAAAATTCCACGTTGAAAGTACAGAAGAAAAAGCTGGACCTTCAGCTTAAACAG aaagaagaAATGGGTGAAGTTTTGCACAAAGTGGACTTTGATCAGTTGGAGATAGAAAACAAACAGTATTTAGAAAAGATTGACCAGAGGAACACAGATTTATTGGCGCTGAAGCTGATGTCAACTAGAACCAATGGTGTTCTCATCAAATATAAG aaaaagTTGCACACATTAACAAAAGAGTCAGAGAGGCTGAAATCAGAAATAGGATCTAGGAATGATTTGCTCTCTAGGATTGATTCAGAAACAGAAGTTGTTGAAGAG GAGAGGGCAAAGGCTGAGAAaattaacaggaagttgagGCAACAGTTGGCAGATTTTCGCGTACCAGAAGTTATGGAATATGTCACAGAAAAAGCCGATCTGTATGAATTGCAAAAGAAAGTCAAGAGCTGGGAGAGGAAAGTTGAAATCGCTGAG atgTCCTTGAAGACACATCGAAAAACCTGGAACCAGATGCAAATGGGAAGTCAGATGGAAAACCAATGGCGGATGATGGAGGCTGCCATGTAA